A region of the Salvia splendens isolate huo1 chromosome 11, SspV2, whole genome shotgun sequence genome:
CAACCAACCTCTTCTTCTTGGACACAATCTCTTTCAAAAACTTGAGGTAGCCGGGCATTTGTTGGAGAGCCTCAATAAGAGGAATATTGAGGTGCAATCTCTTGAAGATCTCAATGAACTTAACAAGCTTCTCATCCAACTTCTTCTTTTGCACCACTTGAGGAAAAGGAATTTTAACCTCTTTTGGCGTGTGGGAAACAATTGCCTCGGGTTGAACCTCAGATTGTATAAGAGGCGATTCCACCTcaatctcctcttcttctttctcgcCGGGTACTTCCTTAGCTTCCATTTCGGGCATAAGAGGATTCTCATAGCTTGTCCCACTCCTTAAGTAGATTGCCTTGCAATCCTTGGGGTTCACATTTGGCTGTCCTGGAAACTGCCCTAGCTTATGCTGACTGCTCACAGCTTGAGCAATCTGACTCATCTGCGTCTCTATGCCCTTCATATGTACTGTCATGCTGTGGACATCATTCTCAACCTTCTCCAGCCTTTGATTGGTATGCTCCATGTTCTTGTGTGACTGTAACATGAATGCACTCAGTATATCTTCTGTACTTTTCTTTTGCGGCTCAGTGATCATCCCTTGGGAAACTGTGAACCCCGATGGTGGCTGGAGGGAATTGTTGGGGTTCCCATACGACAGATTAGGATGCGCCTTGTCCCCAAAATGATTGTAACCCCCATCCACTAGAGTGGGGCGGGAGTTGTTATAATAGTTGTTGCCCCCTTGGTGTATGTAGTTAACATCATCTACACCCTCTTGTCGCTCCTGCACAGCTGGTCCCATCCCCATGAGATCTATCTTCTTGTGGAGGAGCTTCATCTGTTTATACATGTTGTCCATATGGCTGCTCTCTGCGGCAGAGGCTACCCTGTGTATGTTGCTCCTCTCGTTGTTCCAGCCTTCATCATTAGAGGTCACTCTCTCAATCACCTCCATGGCCTCTGATTCTCCCTTCTTTAGCAATGACCCCCCTGCGCTCAAGTTCAGTTCGCGCTTTGCTTCAGGCAGACACCCCCTATAGAATGCTAGGACTTGATGCGTCGGATTCGGCCCATGATTGGGGCACCTCTTCATCAGCCCCTTGAATCTTTCCCAAGCTCCTCGGATACTCTCTTGGGGAGTCATCTCAAACGAAATGATTTCTGACTGCCTCTTCAATGCCTCACTCGGTGGGTAGTATTTTTCTAAGAACTTCTCAACCATGGCCTCCCACGTGCGAATGGAGTTGGGCTCCATACTGTCCAGCCAATCCTTGGCATCATCCTCCAGAGAAAAAGGGAACACCCTTAATCTGATCTGCTCATCTGTGACTCCATTTATCTTCGTTGTGTTGCAGATCTGGATGAATTTAGTGAGATGCTTGTCAGGATCCTCGGTGGGTCGGCCTCTGAAAGCATTGTTCTCAGCCATCTGAAGTAGTCCTCTTCTGAGTTCAAATGTGTTGGCATTGACATTGTTGCCAACAGTTGGGTTTGCCACCCCATGATAGGCATACATGTTTTGAACAGGTACCACATTCTGCCTTTGATTTAACTGCCTCTGCAAGTCTTCGAGCTGTTGTTGAAGTTGAGCATTCGTTGGAGGAGGCGATGGTGGAACATTATTCTCGTCTCCGTTCTCCATAAGAATAGGAGAATGTGGCTCAAACTGAATAGGGGAGTGAACTGGTGACGGAGTAGGTGACTGTGATTCTTGAACCGATGAAGGTGATCGTCTATGGACCGGAGAAGAGACTCGGATCCTTTGATTTAGCCTTCTCAAAGCGTTTCTCCTTCtgttggatgcttcgatctcaAGATCGATAGGCTCTAAAGGTAGACCCCTAGAGCGTGTGTGCATACAACCTGAAACAAGAAAACTCAATGTGAGagctcaaaaataaaataaaaattaaagcaataaaGTCTAAACTAGTAATCTCTATCTTTACCACGATATTAGGCTAAATTAACACAAATTGTCCCCGGCAatggcgccaaaaacttgactcaacttattttaacacaagaaaatcccgcaagtgtacggggctagtgtagcacaaagcaagcaagagtatcgtatcccacagagacaaaatgtataaactcaagtaccacggaccg
Encoded here:
- the LOC121754795 gene encoding uncharacterized protein LOC121754795 codes for the protein MHTRSRGLPLEPIDLEIEASNRRRNALRRLNQRIRVSSPVHRRSPSSVQESQSPTPSPVHSPIQFEPHSPILMENGDENNVPPSPPPTNAQLQQQLEDLQRQLNQRQNVVPVQNMYAYHGVANPTVGNNVNANTFELRRGLLQMAENNAFRGRPTEDPDKHLTKFIQICNTTKINGVTDEQIRLRVFPFSLEDDAKDWLDSMEPNSIRTWEAMVEKFLEKYYPPSEALKRQSEIISFEMTPQESIRGAWERFKGLMKRCPNHGPNPTHQVLAFYRGCLPEAKRELNLSAGGSLLKKGESEAMEVIERVTSNDEGWNNERSNIHRVASAAESSHMDNMYKQMKLLHKKIDLMGMGPAVQERQEGVDDVNYIHQGGNNYYNNSRPTLVDGGYNHFGDKAHPNLSYGNPNNSLQPPSGFTVSQGMITEPQKKSTEDILSAFMLQSHKNMEHTNQRLEKVENDVHSMTVHMKGIETQMSQIAQAVSSQHKLGQFPGQPNVNPKDCKAIYLRSGTSYENPLMPEMEAKEVPGEKEEEEIEVESPLIQSEVQPEAIVSHTPKEVKIPFPQVVQKKKLDEKLVKFIEIFKRLHLNIPLIEALQQMPGYLKFLKEIVSKKKRLVDYETVNLTENCSAIIQEKMPAKMKDPGSFNISCVFGNDRQTKALCDLGASINLMTLSFFRKLKFGVLKPTTFTLQMADKSVKYPNGLLENVLVRVNDFIFPVDFVVLDMKEDPNVPLILGRPFLATGKALIDVTKGELTLRHGNKTVILSLLDKMKRHEVEESKRVKEVPLKVEECKMIQAAHVRARDDEVENPLEEIFMPEWMFKDEHGLGGKKMKFAKVEIGIPKEGVVGADVKPTWWKKRLHKLYLAAKVKKGPDDIIRVRLDH